A single window of Actinoallomurus bryophytorum DNA harbors:
- a CDS encoding FAD-dependent monooxygenase, with the protein MDADVIIAGAGPTGLTVATELALAGVRPIVVEALDVRSGQSKAMNLQPRTAELFDLRGLLPDAGEHAIGRIDGGHFAGVSLDYTALDTRYPYQMGVLQARVEELLEDRLGGLGGDLRRDWRLIGFEQDDEGVTVHGPETLRARCLVGCDGGRSTVRKLLGVAFPGTDATRWNTVADVILGAGTARPPAGWSSMGQARRRRPDGTFASVVPIGEPGLYRFVYSGGDADEPTTAEVTDRFHLFYGDEYELVDIPYASRFGNAARQAEKYRVGRVFLAGDAAHVHLPIGGQGLNTGVQDAFNLGWKLAAVLTGQVPDGLLDTYETERHPVGASVLANVRAQSAVQGPDPGNTALHDILTTLLALPDANRVTAGMISGLGVDYGGPGHVGTRLPDFRTGTGWASELFHTGHGVLLATREDHLAPALPYHGRIVSALVDALPWDDVEAVLVRPDGYVCAAAPGEDVKGPLRAWFGAAECSSANI; encoded by the coding sequence ATGGACGCCGATGTGATCATCGCGGGTGCCGGGCCGACCGGCCTGACGGTGGCGACCGAGCTGGCCCTGGCCGGTGTGCGGCCGATCGTCGTCGAGGCACTCGACGTACGTAGTGGGCAGAGCAAGGCGATGAACCTGCAGCCGCGCACCGCCGAGCTCTTCGACCTGCGCGGGCTGCTGCCGGACGCGGGCGAACACGCGATCGGCCGGATCGACGGGGGCCACTTCGCGGGCGTCTCCCTCGACTACACCGCGCTCGACACCCGGTACCCGTACCAGATGGGGGTCCTTCAGGCACGTGTCGAGGAGCTTCTGGAGGACCGGCTCGGGGGCCTCGGTGGCGACCTGCGCCGGGACTGGCGGCTGATCGGGTTCGAGCAGGACGACGAGGGCGTCACCGTTCACGGACCCGAGACGCTGCGGGCGCGCTGTCTGGTCGGGTGCGACGGCGGTCGCAGCACCGTACGCAAGCTGCTCGGAGTGGCGTTCCCCGGCACCGACGCCACGCGATGGAACACCGTCGCCGACGTCATCCTCGGCGCGGGCACGGCACGACCACCGGCCGGGTGGAGCTCGATGGGCCAGGCGCGGCGGCGCCGACCCGACGGGACCTTCGCCAGCGTCGTGCCGATCGGTGAGCCGGGCCTGTACCGGTTCGTCTATTCCGGTGGGGACGCCGACGAGCCCACGACGGCGGAGGTGACCGACCGGTTCCACCTGTTCTACGGCGACGAGTACGAGCTGGTCGACATCCCGTACGCCTCACGCTTCGGCAACGCGGCCCGCCAGGCCGAGAAGTATCGCGTGGGCCGCGTGTTCCTGGCCGGCGACGCCGCCCACGTCCACCTGCCGATCGGCGGCCAAGGACTGAACACCGGCGTCCAGGACGCGTTCAACCTGGGCTGGAAACTGGCCGCCGTCCTCACCGGCCAGGTCCCCGACGGCCTGCTCGACACCTACGAGACCGAAAGGCACCCCGTCGGCGCAAGCGTGCTGGCCAACGTCCGCGCACAGTCCGCCGTGCAGGGCCCCGACCCCGGCAACACAGCCTTGCACGACATCCTGACCACCTTGCTCGCCCTACCCGACGCCAACCGCGTCACGGCCGGCATGATCAGCGGTCTGGGCGTCGACTACGGTGGCCCCGGCCACGTCGGCACCCGCCTGCCCGACTTCCGGACCGGAACCGGCTGGGCGAGCGAGTTGTTCCACACCGGCCACGGCGTCCTGCTGGCCACCCGCGAGGACCACCTCGCTCCCGCCCTGCCCTACCACGGCCGGATCGTATCCGCCCTGGTAGACGCCCTGCCCTGGGACGACGTCGAAGCAGTGCTGGTCAGGCCGGACGGGTACGTGTGCGCGGCGGCACCCGGCGAGGACGTCAAGGGGCCACTGCGGGCCTGGTTCGGCGCCGCGGAGTGCTCGAGCGCAAACATCTGA
- a CDS encoding cytidine deaminase: MVDWPALREAARTAMAGAYAPYSGYPVGAAGLTDDGRIVTGCNVENASYGLGLCAECGLVSALHGTGGGRLVAVSVVEGRGEPVMPCGRCRQLLWEHGGPDLLLETVRGVRPMREVLPDAFGPEDLER; this comes from the coding sequence ATGGTCGACTGGCCCGCGCTGCGGGAGGCCGCGCGTACGGCCATGGCCGGTGCCTACGCGCCGTACTCCGGCTATCCGGTCGGTGCGGCCGGGCTGACCGACGACGGGCGGATCGTCACCGGCTGCAACGTGGAGAACGCCTCGTACGGGCTGGGGCTCTGCGCGGAGTGCGGCCTGGTCTCGGCGCTGCACGGCACCGGCGGCGGGCGGCTCGTGGCGGTCTCGGTGGTCGAGGGGCGCGGCGAGCCGGTGATGCCCTGTGGGCGCTGCCGCCAGTTGCTGTGGGAGCACGGCGGCCCGGACCTGCTCCTGGAGACCGTACGCGGCGTGCGGCCGATGCGTGAGGTGCTGCCGGACGCGTTCGGCCCCGAGGACCTCGAAAGGTGA
- a CDS encoding TetR/AcrR family transcriptional regulator: protein MDVAQGPVGRRERKKAATRTHIADAALGLFLERGYENVTVRDVAAAADVSPTTLLNHFPTKEALVVDLGDEIAVELTRAVVDRTPDTGILDALRGYARDRVDRAAAANDPDSKRFIALVLENRDLSEYWHKTWMGHENVLATAIRDEIGAGDDDLRPAVTAHFVLEAITFAIRSADPRRALDAAFDVIVNGASIE from the coding sequence ATGGATGTAGCGCAGGGTCCGGTCGGTCGCCGGGAGCGGAAGAAGGCGGCCACTCGCACGCACATCGCGGATGCCGCGCTGGGCCTGTTCCTGGAGAGGGGCTACGAGAACGTGACGGTGCGCGACGTCGCCGCCGCGGCCGATGTGTCTCCCACCACGCTGCTGAACCACTTCCCGACGAAAGAGGCCCTCGTCGTCGATCTCGGGGATGAGATCGCGGTGGAGCTGACGAGAGCCGTGGTGGACCGCACGCCTGACACCGGCATCCTCGACGCGCTACGGGGATACGCCCGCGACCGGGTCGACCGGGCCGCGGCGGCGAACGACCCGGACTCGAAGCGCTTCATCGCACTCGTGCTGGAGAACCGCGACCTGTCCGAGTACTGGCACAAGACCTGGATGGGACACGAGAACGTCCTCGCCACGGCCATCCGCGATGAGATCGGCGCGGGGGACGACGACCTGCGCCCGGCGGTCACCGCCCATTTCGTCCTGGAGGCAATCACTTTCGCGATCCGCTCGGCTGACCCGAGACGGGCGCTGGACGCGGCCTTCGATGTCATCGTTAACGGCGCGTCAATCGAGTGA
- a CDS encoding BMP family lipoprotein, with protein sequence MRHGVKITAIAASAVMALSAAGCGGKKATTGGGSGGDGKKTVKVGLAYDVGGRGDKSFNDAAYAGLQKVQSELKLDVKDLEAKEGESDNDKIQRLDLLAKSGYNPVVAVGFVYAPALAKVAKKYPNTKFAIVDDNTVQLPNVTDLLFAEQEGSYLVGAAAAKKSKTGNIGFVGGVQTPLIKKFEVGYIAGAKKINPKIKVQVKYISQPPDFTGFKDPAKGKTIAQGMYDQGADVVYAAAGLSGTGSLQAATADKKWFIGVDSDQYKTAPADEQPWVLTSMLKRVDTAVFNFVKSVGDGTVQKGDVRFSLKNDGIDYSTSNPAALGDLPTTLNDLKQQIISGAITPPEK encoded by the coding sequence TTGCGCCATGGAGTGAAGATAACCGCCATTGCGGCGAGTGCGGTCATGGCGCTGAGCGCCGCCGGTTGTGGTGGCAAGAAGGCGACCACCGGTGGCGGCAGCGGTGGCGATGGCAAGAAGACGGTGAAGGTCGGCCTCGCCTATGACGTGGGCGGCCGTGGTGACAAGTCGTTCAACGACGCCGCCTACGCCGGCCTGCAGAAGGTCCAGAGCGAGCTGAAGCTCGACGTCAAGGACCTCGAGGCCAAAGAGGGCGAGAGCGACAACGACAAGATCCAGCGGCTCGACCTGCTGGCCAAGTCGGGCTACAACCCGGTCGTCGCGGTGGGCTTCGTGTACGCCCCGGCGCTGGCCAAGGTCGCCAAGAAGTACCCGAACACCAAGTTCGCGATCGTGGACGACAACACCGTCCAGCTGCCGAACGTGACCGACCTGCTGTTCGCCGAGCAGGAGGGGTCCTACCTCGTCGGGGCCGCGGCCGCGAAGAAGTCCAAGACCGGCAACATCGGCTTCGTCGGTGGCGTGCAGACGCCGCTGATCAAGAAGTTCGAGGTCGGCTACATCGCGGGCGCCAAGAAGATCAACCCGAAGATCAAGGTCCAGGTCAAGTACATCTCCCAGCCGCCGGACTTCACCGGCTTCAAGGACCCGGCCAAGGGCAAGACGATCGCCCAGGGCATGTACGACCAGGGCGCCGACGTCGTGTACGCCGCGGCGGGCCTGTCCGGCACCGGTTCACTCCAGGCGGCCACCGCCGACAAGAAGTGGTTCATCGGTGTGGACTCCGACCAGTACAAGACCGCACCGGCGGACGAGCAGCCCTGGGTCCTGACCTCGATGCTCAAGCGGGTGGACACCGCGGTGTTCAACTTCGTCAAGAGCGTCGGCGACGGCACCGTCCAGAAGGGCGATGTCCGGTTCAGCCTCAAGAACGACGGCATCGACTACTCGACGTCGAACCCGGCGGCTCTCGGCGACCTGCCGACCACGCTGAACGACCTCAAGCAGCAGATCATCTCCGGAGCGATCACGCCGCCTGAGAAGTGA
- a CDS encoding amidohydrolase, with translation MRGSELRGNEPTDGPGGGLQAQLDSFLAGQGDRLIAFRRDIHMHPELGFAEHRTTARIAEELTAAGLRPTPLPKGTGLICEVGCGDGPVVALRADIDALPLPDEKDVPYRSTVPGVAHACGHDVHTTILLGVARFFAQQAAAGQLPGRVRLIFQPAEENPGGALDVMAAGGIAGVDRIFALHCDPRVEVGRLGLRAGPITAACDKVNVRVSGPGGHTARPHLTADLVYALAKIVTELPAALSRRVDPRSSLSLVWGQIAAGSVANAIPDEGVAQGTVRCLDDEAWHSAPDLMKALLDSVASAYDVKAELDYVRGVPPTVNEKTSVDMFRAAVGSVLGEEGVTGTPQSLGGEDFGWYLESIPGALARLGVAAPGMAGAYDLHRGTFDVDERCISIGVRVMVATALTALWESRRAGATEPVGEPA, from the coding sequence ATGCGGGGATCTGAACTCCGCGGCAATGAGCCCACCGACGGGCCGGGAGGAGGGCTGCAAGCACAGCTCGACTCCTTTCTCGCCGGTCAAGGGGACCGGCTGATCGCCTTCCGGCGCGACATCCACATGCACCCCGAGCTCGGTTTCGCCGAGCACCGCACGACCGCACGCATCGCGGAGGAGCTGACCGCCGCCGGGCTGCGCCCGACGCCGCTGCCCAAGGGCACCGGGCTGATCTGCGAGGTCGGCTGCGGCGACGGACCGGTCGTGGCGCTGCGGGCCGACATCGACGCGCTGCCGCTGCCGGACGAGAAGGACGTCCCCTACCGCTCCACCGTGCCCGGCGTCGCCCACGCCTGCGGGCACGACGTCCACACCACGATCCTGCTCGGCGTGGCGCGGTTCTTCGCCCAGCAGGCCGCCGCCGGGCAGCTGCCCGGACGCGTACGCCTGATCTTCCAGCCCGCCGAGGAGAACCCCGGCGGCGCCCTCGACGTCATGGCGGCCGGTGGCATCGCCGGTGTCGACCGGATCTTCGCCCTCCACTGCGACCCCCGCGTGGAGGTCGGCCGGCTCGGCCTGCGGGCCGGCCCCATCACCGCCGCCTGCGACAAGGTCAACGTCCGGGTCAGCGGCCCAGGTGGCCACACCGCACGCCCCCACCTCACCGCCGACCTGGTCTACGCCCTGGCCAAGATCGTGACCGAGCTGCCGGCCGCGTTGTCGCGCCGGGTCGACCCGCGTTCCAGCCTCAGCCTGGTCTGGGGCCAGATCGCGGCCGGATCGGTGGCCAACGCCATCCCCGACGAGGGCGTCGCCCAGGGCACGGTGCGCTGCCTCGACGACGAGGCGTGGCACTCGGCTCCGGACCTGATGAAGGCCCTGCTCGACTCGGTGGCCAGCGCGTACGACGTCAAGGCCGAGCTCGACTACGTCCGCGGCGTTCCCCCCACCGTCAACGAGAAGACCAGCGTGGACATGTTCCGCGCCGCGGTCGGCAGTGTGCTCGGCGAGGAGGGCGTGACCGGCACGCCGCAGAGCCTCGGCGGCGAGGATTTCGGCTGGTACCTGGAGTCGATTCCCGGTGCGCTGGCACGGCTCGGCGTCGCCGCACCCGGCATGGCCGGGGCGTACGACCTTCACCGGGGCACCTTCGACGTGGACGAACGCTGCATTTCCATCGGTGTCCGCGTCATGGTCGCCACCGCACTCACCGCGCTGTGGGAAAGTCGCCGCGCGGGCGCCACCGAGCCCGTCGGCGAGCCGGCCTGA
- a CDS encoding ABC transporter permease, whose translation MEQEVRTPAPDTGGARPRGATRGLVIGLGVFVALILLRLITGETDITSSGTMGATLALAVPIGMAALGGLWSERSGVVNIGLEGMMTFGTWGAAFGAYFSGNPWLGLLCGVIGGALGGLLHAIATVTFGVDHIVSGVAITILAPGVTRYLSDLLFTDEQGGGATQSPPLPSFPTWSVPGVGKPLGSLENHHWILISDLAGLVRGVLTGLSPITLIAILLVPASFFLLWRTAFGLRLRSCGENPIAAESLGVKVYRMKYAAVVISGGLAGLGGVFLAMVASSNYQEGQVNGRGYIGLAAMIFGNWRPGMVAGGAGLFGYADALQLRGGAGAVHAMLLLIGIGLLALAVWRGYKGRYVAAVISAVVAVGVLLWFFLTDELPREIVTYSPHITTLLVLAFAAQRLRMPAADGMRYRKGEGA comes from the coding sequence ATCGAACAGGAGGTCCGGACCCCGGCGCCGGACACCGGCGGCGCGCGTCCGCGGGGCGCCACCCGTGGTCTGGTCATCGGCCTGGGGGTCTTCGTCGCCCTGATCCTGCTGCGGCTGATCACCGGCGAGACCGACATCACGTCCAGCGGCACGATGGGCGCGACGCTCGCCCTCGCGGTGCCGATCGGCATGGCCGCGCTCGGCGGCCTGTGGTCCGAACGCTCCGGCGTGGTCAACATCGGCCTCGAAGGCATGATGACCTTCGGCACCTGGGGCGCGGCCTTCGGCGCGTACTTCAGCGGCAACCCCTGGCTGGGACTGCTCTGCGGCGTCATCGGCGGCGCGCTGGGCGGGCTGCTGCACGCGATCGCCACGGTGACCTTCGGCGTCGACCACATCGTGTCCGGCGTGGCGATCACCATCCTCGCGCCGGGCGTCACGCGTTACCTGTCGGACCTGCTCTTCACCGACGAGCAGGGCGGCGGCGCGACCCAGTCGCCGCCGCTGCCGAGCTTCCCGACGTGGAGCGTGCCCGGCGTCGGCAAGCCGCTCGGCTCGCTCGAGAACCACCACTGGATCCTGATCTCGGACCTGGCCGGCCTCGTACGCGGAGTGCTGACGGGACTCTCGCCGATCACGCTGATCGCGATCCTGCTGGTCCCGGCCTCCTTCTTCCTGCTGTGGCGTACGGCCTTCGGGTTGCGGCTGCGTTCGTGCGGGGAGAACCCCATCGCCGCCGAGTCGCTCGGCGTGAAGGTTTACCGGATGAAGTACGCCGCCGTGGTGATCTCCGGTGGCCTCGCCGGTCTCGGCGGGGTGTTCCTGGCCATGGTGGCGTCCTCGAACTACCAGGAGGGGCAGGTCAACGGCCGCGGTTACATCGGCCTCGCCGCGATGATCTTCGGCAACTGGCGGCCGGGCATGGTCGCCGGCGGCGCCGGCCTGTTCGGCTACGCCGACGCGCTGCAGCTGCGCGGCGGCGCGGGCGCGGTGCACGCCATGCTGCTGCTGATCGGCATCGGCCTGCTGGCACTGGCGGTCTGGCGCGGCTACAAGGGCCGTTACGTCGCCGCGGTGATCTCGGCCGTGGTCGCCGTCGGCGTGCTCCTGTGGTTCTTCCTGACCGACGAGCTGCCGCGGGAGATCGTCACGTACAGCCCGCACATCACGACGCTGCTGGTGCTCGCGTTCGCCGCGCAACGGCTGCGAATGCCCGCCGCCGACGGCATGCGTTATCGCAAGGGTGAGGGAGCTTGA
- a CDS encoding ABC transporter permease, producing the protein MIYRVLAKSYTRTIVAALVALIFSIAITSIVLSVSGFNPPSTFQAMFEFGKEPDSIVNTVNRAATYYLSALAVAVGFRMNLFNIGVDGQYRLAAMLAAAAGGAWALPVVLHQVVIVVVAVVVGGLWAAIAAFLKVTRGVSEVISTIMLNFIASGVIAFLLNPSRLATKVAGSNNIGTKPISSSGRMPGITYPGSELKVYSFVLVAALAGFAFWFMVNRTRFGYDLRATGLSQSAAVASGVDAKRMVVVAMCMSGAIAGLVGMPQLLGGSYSYSLDFPTGIGFTGIGIALLGRNSPVGIAFASLLWAFLDQSSQILDFNDIPKEIVAITQAAVLLSVVVVYEIVNRVGKRIDQRHVAAQLGEVPA; encoded by the coding sequence GTGATCTACCGAGTGCTCGCGAAATCGTACACGCGGACCATCGTCGCGGCCCTCGTCGCGCTGATCTTCTCCATCGCCATCACGTCGATCGTGTTGTCGGTGAGCGGGTTCAACCCGCCCTCGACGTTCCAGGCGATGTTCGAGTTCGGCAAGGAGCCGGACAGCATCGTCAACACGGTGAACCGCGCGGCGACGTACTACCTGTCCGCGCTCGCCGTCGCGGTCGGCTTCCGGATGAACCTGTTCAACATCGGCGTCGACGGGCAGTACCGCCTCGCGGCGATGCTCGCGGCGGCGGCGGGAGGCGCGTGGGCGCTGCCGGTCGTGCTGCACCAGGTCGTGATCGTCGTGGTGGCGGTCGTCGTCGGCGGCCTCTGGGCCGCCATCGCGGCCTTCCTCAAGGTGACCCGGGGCGTCAGCGAGGTCATCTCGACGATCATGCTGAACTTCATCGCCTCCGGCGTCATCGCCTTCCTGCTGAACCCGAGTCGCCTGGCGACCAAGGTGGCCGGCAGCAACAACATCGGCACCAAGCCGATCTCCTCCTCCGGCCGGATGCCCGGCATCACCTACCCCGGCAGCGAGCTGAAGGTCTACAGCTTCGTGCTGGTCGCCGCCCTGGCCGGTTTCGCCTTCTGGTTCATGGTCAACCGCACCCGGTTCGGCTACGACCTGCGGGCCACGGGCCTGTCCCAGAGTGCGGCGGTGGCCAGCGGCGTCGACGCGAAGCGCATGGTCGTCGTCGCGATGTGCATGTCCGGCGCGATCGCGGGCCTGGTCGGCATGCCGCAGCTGCTCGGCGGCTCGTACTCCTACTCACTCGACTTCCCCACCGGGATCGGGTTCACCGGGATCGGCATCGCGCTCCTCGGCCGCAACAGCCCGGTCGGCATCGCGTTCGCATCCCTGCTCTGGGCGTTCCTGGACCAGTCATCGCAGATCCTGGACTTCAACGACATCCCGAAGGAGATCGTGGCGATCACCCAGGCCGCGGTCCTGCTGTCGGTGGTGGTCGTCTACGAGATCGTCAACCGAGTCGGTAAGCGCATCGACCAGCGGCACGTCGCCGCGCAGCTCGGAGAGGTCCCAGCATGA
- a CDS encoding thymidine phosphorylase, whose protein sequence is MIFDAVDVIRTKRDGGSLSPEQIDWAVDAYTQGTIAEEQMASLAMAILLRGMTRAEVARWTDAMIRSGERMDWSRLSRPTTDKHSTGGVGDKITLPLAPTVAACGAAVPQLSGRGLGHTGGTLDKLESIPGWRASLSNEEMLDVLAKAGAVVCAAGSGLAPADRKLYALRDVTGTVESIPLIASSIMSKKIAEGTGALVLDVKAGSGAFMKNADDARELARTMVGIGTDHGVRTVALLTAMDTPLGRAVGNAVEVTESVEVLAGGGPSDVVELTVALAREMLAAADLTGGKDPAEALRDGSAMDAWRLMITAQGGDPDAALPTPNESHDVLAPESGVLSRLDAYGVGVAAWRLGAGRARKEDPVSHAAGITLHAKPGDTVREGQPLLTLHADSADRFERALEALEGAYEVGGEPERLPLIIDRIA, encoded by the coding sequence ATGATCTTCGACGCGGTCGACGTCATCCGGACCAAGCGTGACGGCGGTTCGCTGAGCCCCGAACAGATCGACTGGGCGGTCGACGCTTACACCCAGGGCACGATCGCCGAGGAGCAGATGGCCTCCCTGGCGATGGCGATCCTGCTCCGGGGGATGACGCGTGCCGAGGTCGCGCGCTGGACCGACGCCATGATCCGCTCGGGCGAGCGGATGGACTGGTCCCGGCTCTCGCGGCCGACGACCGACAAGCACTCCACGGGCGGGGTCGGAGACAAGATCACGCTGCCATTGGCGCCGACGGTCGCCGCGTGCGGCGCGGCGGTGCCGCAACTGTCCGGACGCGGCCTCGGCCACACCGGCGGCACGCTCGACAAGCTGGAGTCCATCCCCGGCTGGCGCGCCTCGCTGTCGAACGAGGAGATGCTGGACGTCCTCGCCAAGGCGGGCGCGGTCGTGTGCGCGGCCGGCTCGGGCCTGGCACCGGCCGACCGCAAGCTGTACGCGCTGCGCGACGTCACCGGCACCGTCGAGTCCATCCCGCTCATCGCCAGCTCGATCATGTCCAAGAAGATCGCCGAGGGCACGGGTGCTCTGGTGCTCGACGTCAAGGCGGGCTCGGGGGCGTTCATGAAGAACGCCGACGACGCCCGCGAACTGGCCCGGACCATGGTCGGCATCGGCACCGACCACGGGGTCAGGACGGTCGCGCTCCTCACCGCCATGGACACGCCGCTCGGCCGCGCCGTGGGCAACGCGGTCGAGGTGACCGAGTCCGTGGAGGTACTCGCGGGAGGCGGGCCCTCCGACGTGGTCGAGCTGACCGTCGCCCTGGCCCGCGAGATGCTGGCCGCCGCCGACCTGACCGGCGGCAAGGACCCGGCCGAGGCGCTACGCGACGGCTCGGCGATGGACGCCTGGCGGCTCATGATCACCGCCCAGGGCGGTGACCCGGACGCCGCGCTCCCCACGCCGAACGAGTCGCACGACGTCCTGGCACCCGAGTCGGGCGTACTCTCACGCCTGGACGCGTACGGCGTGGGGGTGGCCGCCTGGCGCCTGGGCGCCGGCCGTGCACGCAAAGAGGACCCGGTCTCGCATGCCGCCGGCATCACCCTGCACGCCAAGCCGGGCGACACGGTACGCGAGGGACAGCCGCTGCTGACACTGCACGCCGACTCGGCGGACCGGTTCGAGCGCGCCTTGGAGGCACTGGAGGGCGCGTACGAGGTGGGTGGCGAGCCGGAACGGCTGCCACTGATCATCGACCGGATCGCGTGA
- a CDS encoding ABC transporter ATP-binding protein — MSTTESATTGPAVELHGITKRFPGVVANHDIEIEVAAGTVHAIVGENGAGKSTLMKILYGMQRPDEGTIKVAGEEVSLHSPADAIARGIGMVHQHFMLADNLSVLENVVLGAEKLHGIGGKARRRIEEISRQYGLGVEPGRLVEQLGVGARQRVEILKVLYRGAKILILDEPTAVLVPHEVEELFGNLRDLKREGLTVIFISHKLDEVLSVADTITVIRRGTTVDTVRPGDVTARQLAELMVGSELPVPELRESTVTDVPVLTLRDVTVRDAAGRAIVDDVSLTIHEGEILGIAGVEGNGQAELVEAIMGMLPVDSGVISLGETDLTGLATRRRREAGIGFIPEDRHRHGLLLESPLWENRILGHQTRPPNVKGGLIDRQGARRDTERIVREYDVRTPGIDVTASSLSGGNQQKLIVGREMSDAPKLLIAAHPTRGVDVGAQSAIWDHLRHARADGLAVLLISADLDELIGMSDTLRVILRGRLVGEADPATTTPDQLGSLMTGAGEGSAA, encoded by the coding sequence ATGTCCACCACTGAGTCGGCGACCACTGGGCCGGCGGTCGAGCTGCACGGCATCACCAAACGTTTCCCCGGCGTAGTGGCCAACCACGACATCGAGATCGAGGTCGCGGCCGGCACAGTGCACGCGATCGTCGGGGAGAACGGCGCGGGGAAGTCCACCCTGATGAAGATCCTCTACGGCATGCAGCGGCCGGACGAGGGGACCATCAAGGTGGCGGGCGAGGAGGTCAGCCTGCACAGTCCGGCCGACGCCATCGCGCGCGGCATCGGCATGGTGCACCAGCACTTCATGCTCGCCGACAACCTCAGCGTCCTGGAGAACGTCGTACTCGGCGCCGAGAAGCTGCACGGCATCGGCGGCAAGGCGCGGCGCCGGATCGAGGAGATCTCCCGCCAGTACGGGCTCGGTGTCGAGCCCGGCCGGCTGGTGGAACAGCTCGGCGTCGGCGCGCGGCAGCGCGTCGAGATCCTCAAGGTGCTCTACCGCGGCGCGAAGATCCTCATCCTGGACGAGCCCACCGCCGTGCTCGTACCCCATGAGGTCGAGGAGCTCTTCGGCAACCTGCGCGACCTCAAGCGCGAGGGCCTGACCGTCATCTTCATCTCGCACAAGCTGGACGAGGTGCTGTCGGTGGCCGACACCATCACGGTCATCCGGCGCGGCACCACGGTCGACACGGTCCGGCCCGGCGACGTCACCGCCCGGCAGCTCGCCGAGCTCATGGTCGGCAGCGAGCTGCCCGTACCCGAGCTGCGCGAATCCACCGTGACCGACGTGCCGGTGCTCACCCTGCGCGACGTCACCGTACGCGACGCCGCCGGCCGCGCGATCGTGGACGACGTCTCCCTGACGATCCACGAGGGCGAGATCCTCGGCATCGCCGGTGTCGAGGGCAACGGCCAGGCCGAGCTGGTCGAGGCGATCATGGGCATGCTGCCCGTCGACTCCGGCGTCATCTCCCTCGGCGAGACCGACCTGACCGGCCTGGCGACCCGGCGGCGCCGCGAGGCGGGCATCGGGTTCATCCCCGAGGACCGGCACCGGCACGGCCTGCTGCTGGAGTCCCCGCTGTGGGAGAACCGCATCCTCGGCCACCAGACCAGGCCGCCGAACGTCAAGGGTGGTCTGATCGACCGCCAGGGCGCTCGCCGTGACACCGAGCGGATCGTGCGCGAGTACGACGTGCGTACGCCCGGCATCGACGTCACCGCGTCGTCGCTGTCCGGCGGCAACCAGCAGAAACTGATCGTCGGACGAGAGATGTCCGATGCGCCGAAACTGCTCATCGCCGCCCATCCGACGCGCGGCGTCGACGTCGGCGCCCAGTCCGCGATCTGGGATCACCTGCGCCACGCGCGCGCCGACGGCCTCGCGGTGCTGCTCATTTCGGCGGACCTGGACGAACTGATCGGCATGTCGGACACGCTGCGGGTGATCCTGCGCGGCCGCCTCGTCGGTGAGGCGGACCCCGCCACCACCACACCGGACCAGCTCGGCTCCCTGATGACCGGCGCCGGAGAGGGGAGTGCCGCGTGA